The window TTAGGTCTTCCTTTTTTTAATAAGCCAACTTTTAAATTTATTACAAAAAAAATTCATCTAAATCGCAATTTCTTAACTTCTTTTTCTAAAAAACTTTTAATATCTTTGCGAGAGGGCTTGTCTGCCGTAAGCTCCATTGTAAAATCTTGTATATCTTCAAAATAGATGAGTTGAGATAAAAATAATTTTTCAGAAAAGGAGTCGCCAAATTTCTTTTTACTAAGTTCAATAATCTCAGACAAAGAAAGGCCTTTCCTGATAATAAAATATAAATCAACATAGTCGCGCCACTCGCCCCTTCTGCCGACAGTATGAGCTTTATCTAAAGCAATATCCTTCCAAGAAAAAATATCTAAATGAGGAGTTTTAATTTTTTCGTAGAGATTGCGATATGGATAATAGATAAAGCTAACTTTTACATTTTGAGGCATCGCTGTGAAGCTGAATTCATCACCGGTCTGAGCTATAAGTTCAAAATTTCCAAAAACCTTTTTTACTTTATAAACAAATCCCTTAGAAAGCGTTTTGGATAAAAAGACATCAAAATCATATGATTTTCTATGACCAATCTGGAGAGCTAAAGCAGTGCCTCCTCCAAGAACTCCGTGCTCACAAAATTGACTCAAAATCTTAAAGATTTTAGCCTGATTTTCACTCAATAGATCGAGATAAAGTTTTGACATACCTATTTTTTGGTAATTCTTTATTATTGAAATCTAAAACAAAATTCTTAATGAAATTAAAAACTGCCGCAGTATAAACTTTCTTAGGATTTTCTAAAAATATTTTTGCTATCTCTTCCCCGCTATATTGCTTAAATAACCACTTAATTTGTTTCAAGCTTCCAAAACTTAAAACTTGATGGATGATGTAAATCTTATCTCTTTCCAGGCTAAGCTTTGATATCGGCTTTGACCAAAG is drawn from Patescibacteria group bacterium and contains these coding sequences:
- a CDS encoding nucleotidyl transferase AbiEii/AbiGii toxin family protein, translated to MSQFCEHGVLGGGTALALQIGHRKSYDFDVFLSKTLSKGFVYKVKKVFGNFELIAQTGDEFSFTAMPQNVKVSFIYYPYRNLYEKIKTPHLDIFSWKDIALDKAHTVGRRGEWRDYVDLYFIIRKGLSLSEIIELSKKKFGDSFSEKLFLSQLIYFEDIQDFTMELTADKPSRKDIKSFLEKEVKKLRFR